In the genome of Streptomyces sp. V2I9, one region contains:
- a CDS encoding MAB_1171c family putative transporter, whose translation MSTGELASHIGVGSVFALWFALVCRARPALRQPHQRGLWLTVLAATIAITLFQPSIVAWLTNAGVDVHTVALIRNLVGVLSAGLVLVSMVDTARARHLRLSVAGALAVTIGTLLILDLLQIGRPGKETASLQGPADPAVAYWLILIVAHLIGDSVAFVVCWAFSLRSSDRDLIWSLRLFAVGSVFAVAFWSGYLWHLYGGTAAMLPYLSLVIGVHGFIRAASLLVPTVTALVRSWTALRVTWCLWPLWRDLVGAVPQVALASPQRTRFREVLLPRSPLALQAHRQTIETYDALLDLQQYVRPGAYEEAHRHARQTGVRDDRLATAALAGALDQARRAKLAGTPPSGSGPLPGVVHGSPETLLGIARMWPSMADALPIHDRPAPARQP comes from the coding sequence ATGTCGACCGGTGAGCTGGCGTCCCATATCGGGGTCGGCAGCGTCTTTGCTCTGTGGTTCGCGCTGGTCTGCCGGGCCCGGCCCGCCCTGCGTCAGCCCCACCAACGGGGACTGTGGCTCACCGTGCTGGCCGCCACCATCGCGATCACTCTCTTCCAACCCAGTATCGTCGCGTGGCTCACCAACGCCGGCGTGGACGTCCACACGGTCGCTCTGATCCGCAACCTGGTCGGTGTGCTGAGCGCCGGACTGGTCCTCGTCTCCATGGTCGATACCGCCCGCGCTCGTCACCTTCGGCTTTCAGTAGCGGGCGCCCTGGCGGTGACCATCGGAACGCTGCTGATTCTCGACCTGCTGCAGATCGGCCGGCCGGGCAAGGAGACCGCGTCCTTGCAAGGGCCGGCCGATCCGGCGGTCGCCTACTGGCTCATCCTGATCGTCGCTCATCTGATCGGTGACTCCGTTGCTTTCGTGGTCTGCTGGGCGTTCAGTCTGCGTTCGTCGGACCGCGATCTCATCTGGTCGCTCCGGCTGTTCGCGGTGGGAAGCGTCTTCGCCGTCGCCTTCTGGTCCGGTTACCTCTGGCACCTCTACGGCGGTACCGCCGCCATGCTCCCCTACCTGTCACTGGTCATCGGCGTCCACGGCTTCATCCGGGCTGCGTCCCTGCTGGTCCCCACGGTGACAGCTCTCGTTCGGTCGTGGACCGCTCTACGGGTCACCTGGTGTCTGTGGCCGCTGTGGCGCGATCTCGTCGGGGCAGTGCCCCAAGTGGCGCTCGCGAGCCCGCAGCGGACCCGGTTCCGGGAGGTGCTGCTGCCGCGTTCGCCGCTGGCGCTGCAGGCGCACCGGCAGACCATCGAGACGTACGACGCGCTCCTCGATCTCCAGCAGTACGTCCGGCCCGGCGCATACGAGGAGGCGCACCGGCACGCCCGGCAGACAGGGGTACGGGACGACCGGCTCGCCACTGCCGCACTCGCCGGGGCGCTCGACCAGGCCCGGCGCGCCAAGCTCGCGGGCACCCCGCCGTCCGGCTCCGGCCCCCTGCCCGGCGTGGTGCACGGCAGTCCGGAGACACTGCTCGGGATCGCCCGGATGTGGCCGTCCATGGCGGACGCGCTGCCCATTCACGACCGGCCCGCTCCGGCCCGGCAGCCCTGA
- a CDS encoding regulator component: MRKTSEYAELQRRCAAILRDLGVHRSLSLDAIRERVEELRGRPLVLRELPEQTAVAGACGLWLGTDDADYVFYEARTAPLHREHIILHEIGHVLCDHHRGVTGDGEELTGRLLSDLKPHLVKRLMARTSYTTAEEQEAEMIASLIQSAGTSGRAAGPLGRIGAFLGVTVDVDR, encoded by the coding sequence ATGAGAAAGACGAGTGAGTACGCCGAGTTGCAGCGCCGGTGTGCGGCAATCCTGCGCGATCTCGGAGTGCACCGGTCACTGTCGCTGGATGCGATCCGTGAGCGGGTGGAGGAGCTGAGAGGGCGTCCGCTCGTTCTCAGAGAACTCCCCGAGCAGACGGCGGTCGCCGGAGCCTGCGGACTCTGGCTGGGCACGGACGACGCCGATTATGTCTTCTACGAGGCCCGCACTGCGCCCCTTCACCGAGAGCACATCATCCTGCACGAGATCGGCCATGTGCTGTGCGACCACCATCGAGGTGTGACGGGAGACGGCGAGGAACTGACGGGCCGGCTTCTCAGCGACCTGAAGCCCCACCTTGTCAAGCGGTTGATGGCACGCACCAGTTATACGACAGCCGAGGAGCAGGAAGCAGAGATGATCGCCAGCCTGATACAGAGCGCCGGCACGAGCGGACGCGCGGCCGGACCGCTCGGACGGATCGGCGCGTTCCTCGGAGTGACGGTCGATGTCGACCGGTGA
- a CDS encoding winged helix-turn-helix domain-containing protein, producing the protein MVRLHLTVEGLSRIRFVGSLGPDLESRFAELRYADARPDEFAEWRMKVRRRLRRPGALGVPGNGSQRELRVAPSVDALRFSSVAVVPFWGRIRNYLELEREARGRAVLTGGVERVLNNLHPAVSWSAPVLRVDNDQEEQGTDLLGDGLVIAPSLFAPAPMVVDAETGGQGAPVLVYNVSPPTDAAAGLWRQQEDDRAAALSELLGQTRANVLESLRSPVSISDISRQLDLSHPSVSRHLGVLRRSGLIAAERRNNLTLHRLTHLGEVVLGRQD; encoded by the coding sequence TTGGTCCGCCTGCATCTCACAGTGGAGGGTCTTTCTCGCATCCGCTTTGTCGGCTCGCTCGGACCGGATCTCGAATCCCGGTTCGCCGAACTGAGATACGCGGATGCTCGTCCGGACGAGTTCGCGGAATGGCGCATGAAGGTGCGGCGAAGACTGCGGAGGCCCGGTGCTCTTGGTGTGCCGGGCAACGGCTCGCAGCGGGAACTGAGGGTGGCGCCCAGCGTCGACGCGCTCCGCTTCAGTTCGGTCGCGGTGGTGCCGTTCTGGGGGCGCATCCGGAACTACCTGGAGCTGGAACGCGAGGCCAGGGGGCGCGCTGTCCTGACCGGAGGTGTGGAGCGCGTCCTGAACAACCTTCATCCTGCTGTTAGTTGGAGCGCTCCGGTCCTTCGGGTGGACAACGACCAGGAAGAACAGGGAACCGACCTTCTCGGCGACGGTCTGGTCATCGCCCCGTCGCTGTTCGCGCCCGCGCCGATGGTCGTCGACGCGGAGACGGGCGGACAGGGCGCGCCCGTCCTGGTTTACAACGTCTCGCCTCCCACCGACGCCGCGGCCGGACTCTGGCGGCAGCAGGAGGACGACCGTGCCGCTGCCTTGAGCGAGTTACTCGGGCAGACACGCGCGAACGTACTCGAATCCTTGCGGTCACCCGTGTCCATCAGTGACATATCGCGTCAGCTCGACCTCTCCCACCCCTCCGTCAGCCGCCACCTCGGTGTGTTGCGTAGGTCCGGGCTCATCGCGGCCGAACGCCGGAACAACCTGACCCTGCATCGCCTGACCCACCTCGGCGAGGTGGTTCTCGGCCGGCAGGACTGA
- a CDS encoding IS5 family transposase (programmed frameshift), producing MSRGDLTSREWSLLEPHLPLSGGRGGRWNNHRTVLNGILFRIRTGVPWRDLPGRYGSWKTVYERHRRWSADGTWDRILQAVQANADLAGRIDWGMVGVDSTSCRAHQHAAGARIAKPRVPKKRTTPRHYRPDEGLGRSRGGLTCKIHLAGEGGCRPLALLLTPGQWGDAPQMVEVLDRIRVPRPQGGRPRTRPDHVSGDKAYSSRRNRRYLRRRDIKHTIPEPKDQRANRRRKGSNGGRPTGFDRDRYRRRNEVERTINRLKNFRAVATRYDKRAYVFHGTVTAAAVRLWLRP from the exons ATGAGTCGGGGGGATCTGACGAGTCGCGAATGGTCGCTTCTGGAACCGCATCTGCCGCTGTCAGGTGGCCGGGGAGGCCGGTGGAACAACCACCGCACGGTGCTCAACGGGATCCTGTTCCGAATCCGCACTGGTGTCCCGTGGCGTGACCTCCCAGGACGATACGGCTCCTGGAAAACCGTCTACGAACGGCATCGCCGCTGGTCTGCGGACGGAACCTGGGACCGCATTCTGCAGGCGGTCCAGGCCAACGCCGACCTGGCGGGCCGGATCGACTGGGGCATGGTCGGCGTCGACTCGACCTCCTGCCGGGCCCACCAGCACGCCGCCGGCGCCCGCATAGCCAAGCCTCGGGTCCCGA AAAAAAGGACGACGCCCCGGCACTACCGCCCCGACGAAGGGCTTGGACGGTCCCGGGGCGGCCTGACCTGCAAGATCCACCTCGCCGGCGAAGGCGGCTGCCGCCCACTGGCCCTCCTACTCACGCCGGGCCAGTGGGGCGACGCCCCGCAGATGGTCGAGGTCCTTGACCGGATTCGGGTTCCCCGACCGCAGGGCGGACGGCCGCGGACCCGGCCCGACCATGTCAGCGGCGACAAGGCATACAGCTCCCGCCGCAACCGGCGCTACCTGCGACGACGCGACATCAAGCACACGATTCCGGAGCCGAAGGACCAGCGGGCCAACCGTCGGCGAAAAGGCAGTAACGGCGGCAGGCCCACCGGCTTCGATCGCGACCGCTACCGGCGGCGCAACGAGGTCGAGCGAACCATCAACCGGCTCAAGAACTTCCGTGCTGTCGCAACCCGTTACGACAAACGGGCCTACGTCTTCCATGGCACCGTCACCGCAGCAGCGGTCCGCTTATGGCTCAGACCATGA